A section of the Acropora muricata isolate sample 2 chromosome 4, ASM3666990v1, whole genome shotgun sequence genome encodes:
- the LOC136914242 gene encoding fibroblast growth factor receptor 4-like, producing MFPSIQVLIITVLGYNSRVLGLSPDQQSFFVKEGGKVELNCLPAADSHPPAGIIWYKYNIPVQDISYRSFTADVLNLSKIALDNLLVADSGNYSCSFNNTEMTFNRTFILRVFEPCCGPAIVEFPNTTAILGSEVNLRCHVTSDSVVYIRWYFKLQAAKMNASNSQTLEDLREISSILPVKVFSYGDSSFKDNLNRVEAMYHIDNVSFADQGEYICEAFDEHGKARKGAFLKVFNGTESPARDLEAKCGRFYENNQTLPLAMLIVVPAAFLVVFTVVFVRALDKIKQKRAVLLKSDVGRNEKLRNGDFNGNNGCPSQNRDKRMMISHLHQRIPNSTTLDRIQNAGQLTVLSALKDTSDKAPCNSFPSSRLTDVIVIESKRCSEALELEWEGMELVMDEGFEAIKLCKEEEV from the exons GTTTATCGCCTGACCAGCAGAGTTTTTTTGTGAAGGAAGGAGGTAAGGTTGAACTGAATTGTCTTCCTGCCGCCGACAGTCATCCGCCTGCAGGAATAATCTGGTACAAGTACAACATTCCAGTACAGGACATATCTTACCGCTCTTTTACCGCTGATGTCTTGAACTTGAGCAAAATAGCTCTGGATAATTTGCTAGTTGCTGATTCTGGCAATTATTCTTGCTCTTTTAATAACACAGAGATGACCTTTAATAGGACATTTATACTGCGAGTTTTTG AACCTTGTTGTGGACCTGCTATCGTTGAATTTCCCAATACAACAGCCATCCTTGGAAGTGAGGTTAACTTGCGTTGTCATGTGACCAGCGACTCTGTCGTTTATATCAGATGGTACTTCAAGCTGCAGGCAGCCAAGATGAACGCCTCAAACAGTCAAACTTTGGAAGATTTAAGAGAGATCTCAAGTATTTTACCGGTCAAAGTCTTTAGTTATGGTGACAGTTCATTTAAGGACAACCTCAACAGAGTGGAAGCCATGTATCACATTGACAATGTCTCGTTTGCAGATCAAGGGGAATACATTTGTGAAGCATTTGATGAACATGGCAAAGCGAGAAAGGGtgcattcttgaaagttttcaATG GAACCGAATCACCAGCACGTGACCTAGAGGCAAAGTGTGGTAGATTCTATGAAAACAACCAAACGTTACCACTGGCGATGCTTATTGTAGTGCCTGCAGCCTTTTTAGTCGTTTTTACTGTCGTGTTTGTGAGGGCCTTAGACAAAATCAAGCAGAAACGAGCTGTACTGTTGAAATCAGATGTGGGTCGAAATGAAAAGCTTAGGAACGGAGATTTTAATGGAAACAACGGATGTCCCAGTCAG AATAGAGATAAAAGAATGATGATTTCTCATCTTCATCAGAGGATTCCAAATTCTACCACACTTGACAGAATACAGAACGCTGGCCAACTGACCGTGTTATCAGCGCTGAAAGACACTTCTGACAAAGCGCCTTGTAACTCATTTCCGTCGTCAAGGCTCACTGACGTCATTGTTATCGAAAGTAAACGCTGCAGTGAGGCTCTTGAACTGGAGTGGGAGGGAATGGAACTAGTCATGGATGAAGGGTTTGAAGCCATCAAACTGTGCAAGGAGGAGGAAGTTtag
- the LOC136914238 gene encoding uncharacterized protein isoform X1 yields the protein MKSFVALIFTCCFTISFCFVGSLLAESDLIKQKEKCGEYLTYEDCLKEAYVLAAKCREINENQLKVDIYKTCDEYLVRIKKLCLAYCAKASCLRCFEKMEEIVENCSVFSQRISCELNSTANECKETKAAVVKYCSQNECNVCRETFCRNGGKCAGPTSSWCSCPAGFSGAFCQISNCAAKPCQNGGTCKGINICECPFPYSGFQCQRKNRLGTTMYPAPSAQAILDAGDSVGSGMYWIKPPGETSPAETYCDMSFAGGGWMLASYGYVHTTGLNGNNKAIPNMNNPFGYNWLPTKRSSMNGVINLPHGAVKMAINARYMLMAAGNNPSTGGIDQYGYVYRISLKNSLVNITFANHNRYNGGQSGRMHIQKFIVEALKGESGTYVRFGLAEALGVTWTDSYPTGYGFSEKMASNAVFNKGPFFPSVHSGSGRSPCGGCTATDFAPDVPGGSPHYTHRGWYSANNFGKTGQTSIWFK from the exons ATGAAAAGCTTCGTGGCTCTTATTTTCACTTGCTGTTTTACTATAagtttttgtttcgttgggaGTTTACTAGCCGAAAGCGacttgataaaacaaaaggaaaaatgtgGAGAG TATTTGACGTACGAAGACTGTTTGAAAGAAGCTTACGTGTTGGCCGCAAAATGCAGGGAAATTAATGAGAATCAGCTGAAAGTCGATATTTACAAGACATGTGACGAATATCTTGTGCGGATAAAAAAGCTCTGTTTGGCTTACTGTGCCAAAG CATCATGCCTGCGATGCTTTGAGAAAATGGAAGAGATAGTGGAAAATTGCTCGGTGTTTTCCCAGAGGATCAGCTGTGAACTGAATTCAACAGCAAATGAATGCAAAGAAACGAAAGCCGCTGTTGTCAAGTACTGCAGTCAAAATGAATGCAACG TGTGTAGAGAAACTTTCTGTCGCAATGGAGGAAAATGTGCTGGACCAACCTCTTCGTGGTGCTCATGTCCCGCGGGATTTAGCGGAGCTTTCTGCCAAATAA GCAACTGCGCAGCAAAACCATGTCAAAACGGTGGTACTTGCAAAGGAATCAACATTTGCGAATGCCCATTTCCCTATTCCGGATTTCAGTGTCAGAGAAAAAATAGACTGGGAACTACAATGTACCCAGCACCAAGCGCACAAGCGATTCTAGACGCCGGCGATAGTGTAGGCAGCGGTATGTACTGGATCAAGCCTCCTGGAGAAACATCCCCGGCTGAGACGTACTGTGACATGAGTTTTGCTGGCGGAGGATGGATGCTAGCGAGTTATGGTTATGTTCATACAACTGGATTAAATGGGAACAACAAAGCCATCCCCAACATGAATAATCCCTTTGGTTACAATTGGCTTCCCACTAAGCGCAGTTCCATGAATGGAGTCATTAATCTGCCACATGGCGCTGTGAAAATGGCCATCAATGCTCGCTACATGTTAATGGCTGCGGGAAACAACCCGAGCACAGGTGGAATCGATCAGTATGGTTACGTATATCGTATTTCTCTCAAAAACAGCCTTGTAAACATAACTTTCGCAAACCATAACCGCTATAACGGTGGACAATCGGGTCGTATGCATATTCAAAAGTTTATTGTCGAAGCCCTGAAGGGAGAAAGTGGGACCTATGTGAGGTTCGGTCTGGCAGAGGCTCTTGGGGTCACTTGGACTGACTCTTATCCCACCGGGTACGGCTTCAGCGAAAAGATGGCATCAAATGCAGTCTTCAACAAAGGCccttttttcccaagtgttcaTTCAGGGTCGGGACGAAGTCCCTGCGGTGGATGCACAGCTACGGATTTCGCCCCGGATGTCCCCGGCGGATCACCCCATTACACTCATCGCGGGTGGTACAGTGCTAACAATTTTGGGAAAACAGGACAAACGTCGATTTGGTTCAAGTAG
- the LOC136914238 gene encoding uncharacterized protein isoform X2, protein MEITRAFNRVYLTYEDCLKEAYVLAAKCREINENQLKVDIYKTCDEYLVRIKKLCLAYCAKASCLRCFEKMEEIVENCSVFSQRISCELNSTANECKETKAAVVKYCSQNECNVCRETFCRNGGKCAGPTSSWCSCPAGFSGAFCQISNCAAKPCQNGGTCKGINICECPFPYSGFQCQRKNRLGTTMYPAPSAQAILDAGDSVGSGMYWIKPPGETSPAETYCDMSFAGGGWMLASYGYVHTTGLNGNNKAIPNMNNPFGYNWLPTKRSSMNGVINLPHGAVKMAINARYMLMAAGNNPSTGGIDQYGYVYRISLKNSLVNITFANHNRYNGGQSGRMHIQKFIVEALKGESGTYVRFGLAEALGVTWTDSYPTGYGFSEKMASNAVFNKGPFFPSVHSGSGRSPCGGCTATDFAPDVPGGSPHYTHRGWYSANNFGKTGQTSIWFK, encoded by the exons atggaaataacACGGGCATTCAACAGGGTA TATTTGACGTACGAAGACTGTTTGAAAGAAGCTTACGTGTTGGCCGCAAAATGCAGGGAAATTAATGAGAATCAGCTGAAAGTCGATATTTACAAGACATGTGACGAATATCTTGTGCGGATAAAAAAGCTCTGTTTGGCTTACTGTGCCAAAG CATCATGCCTGCGATGCTTTGAGAAAATGGAAGAGATAGTGGAAAATTGCTCGGTGTTTTCCCAGAGGATCAGCTGTGAACTGAATTCAACAGCAAATGAATGCAAAGAAACGAAAGCCGCTGTTGTCAAGTACTGCAGTCAAAATGAATGCAACG TGTGTAGAGAAACTTTCTGTCGCAATGGAGGAAAATGTGCTGGACCAACCTCTTCGTGGTGCTCATGTCCCGCGGGATTTAGCGGAGCTTTCTGCCAAATAA GCAACTGCGCAGCAAAACCATGTCAAAACGGTGGTACTTGCAAAGGAATCAACATTTGCGAATGCCCATTTCCCTATTCCGGATTTCAGTGTCAGAGAAAAAATAGACTGGGAACTACAATGTACCCAGCACCAAGCGCACAAGCGATTCTAGACGCCGGCGATAGTGTAGGCAGCGGTATGTACTGGATCAAGCCTCCTGGAGAAACATCCCCGGCTGAGACGTACTGTGACATGAGTTTTGCTGGCGGAGGATGGATGCTAGCGAGTTATGGTTATGTTCATACAACTGGATTAAATGGGAACAACAAAGCCATCCCCAACATGAATAATCCCTTTGGTTACAATTGGCTTCCCACTAAGCGCAGTTCCATGAATGGAGTCATTAATCTGCCACATGGCGCTGTGAAAATGGCCATCAATGCTCGCTACATGTTAATGGCTGCGGGAAACAACCCGAGCACAGGTGGAATCGATCAGTATGGTTACGTATATCGTATTTCTCTCAAAAACAGCCTTGTAAACATAACTTTCGCAAACCATAACCGCTATAACGGTGGACAATCGGGTCGTATGCATATTCAAAAGTTTATTGTCGAAGCCCTGAAGGGAGAAAGTGGGACCTATGTGAGGTTCGGTCTGGCAGAGGCTCTTGGGGTCACTTGGACTGACTCTTATCCCACCGGGTACGGCTTCAGCGAAAAGATGGCATCAAATGCAGTCTTCAACAAAGGCccttttttcccaagtgttcaTTCAGGGTCGGGACGAAGTCCCTGCGGTGGATGCACAGCTACGGATTTCGCCCCGGATGTCCCCGGCGGATCACCCCATTACACTCATCGCGGGTGGTACAGTGCTAACAATTTTGGGAAAACAGGACAAACGTCGATTTGGTTCAAGTAG